In the genome of Opitutia bacterium KCR 482, one region contains:
- a CDS encoding prepilin-type N-terminal cleavage/methylation domain-containing protein → MKSVKKAFTLVEIMAASAIMTIIVLAVLSVTTNILNTWNRASGELKNKFDATVVGNILQDDFESVMIKRDGRAWFQVDYPDNVGVLSGSNYLDATPLKPPEIMFFSSTVLRPRYTRDQISTANQGDDTRSKQAVPIPGSVCAIKYQLAIKSPFMKSSSDSSANLTQYNAFFGLYRAVIDPRSTVLEAMGDTVQGYTKDPNSESYKYALSGNLWQKSCTIIDEQGLEQPGQDLRSWTLAPENLLVMNIVDFRLTLGVFYKNPNKGINEPEYKIAYIPPGTPVTIGPKILAANAYGIGSGGGKYPVESSLVEDGFLAFADFSMTFISDVGALEMRGMMKNGTLGVENYKRLVSQYGNTVTKRVQFIAEPMM, encoded by the coding sequence ATGAAATCTGTAAAAAAAGCTTTTACACTCGTGGAAATTATGGCGGCAAGCGCCATAATGACGATAATCGTGCTTGCGGTTCTGAGCGTAACGACAAACATTCTCAACACTTGGAACAGGGCGAGCGGCGAACTCAAAAACAAGTTCGACGCAACTGTTGTCGGCAACATTTTGCAGGACGACTTCGAAAGCGTCATGATAAAGCGCGACGGCAGAGCGTGGTTTCAGGTTGACTACCCCGACAACGTCGGCGTTCTCAGCGGCTCGAACTACCTCGATGCCACGCCGCTCAAACCGCCGGAAATCATGTTCTTCTCGTCCACGGTTCTGCGCCCGCGCTACACGCGCGACCAAATCTCGACGGCAAATCAGGGCGACGACACCCGCTCGAAACAGGCAGTCCCGATTCCCGGAAGCGTCTGCGCAATCAAGTACCAGCTTGCAATTAAAAGCCCGTTCATGAAGTCGTCGTCGGACTCGTCGGCGAACTTGACGCAGTACAACGCGTTCTTCGGGCTTTACCGCGCGGTAATCGACCCCCGCTCGACCGTTCTCGAAGCCATGGGCGACACCGTTCAGGGATACACAAAAGACCCCAATTCCGAAAGCTACAAATACGCGCTGTCGGGCAACCTGTGGCAGAAATCGTGCACGATTATCGACGAACAGGGGCTTGAACAGCCCGGTCAGGACTTGCGCTCGTGGACGCTCGCTCCCGAAAACCTGCTCGTGATGAATATTGTCGACTTCCGCCTCACCTTGGGCGTGTTCTACAAAAACCCGAACAAGGGCATAAACGAGCCCGAATATAAAATTGCGTACATTCCGCCGGGCACGCCCGTTACAATCGGCCCGAAAATCCTCGCGGCAAACGCCTACGGCATAGGATCGGGCGGCGGCAAATACCCCGTCGAATCGAGCTTGGTCGAGGACGGATTCCTCGCGTTTGCGGACTTTTCCATGACGTTCATTTCGGACGTCGGCGCGCTCGAAATGCGCGGCATGATGAAAAACGGAACTCTCGGCGTCGAAAACTACAAACGCCTCGTGTCGCAGTACGGAAACACTGTGACAAAGCGCGTGCAGTTTATCGCCGAACCGATGATGTAA
- a CDS encoding prepilin-type N-terminal cleavage/methylation domain-containing protein — translation MRSQRKGFTLIEMLVVIAIISVLSMGISMLNMKDSSQSAYSAQQSLITAFYEARVTAMQKQTDCRVIIYKGPDITRKLRQVGVIYRSKGRNDMELGWVALNDGFIMPQNVFFVPPENDFDKFVKLGKDIDKSEVYKSTFNNGYTGAFEIVNITEFPSRQPEALTEGSGDWYSYKFSSDGLSLNPGAYVMIAMGRLDANGMYVIDNPDSELGFVIRLLGHTIPFSGHDEMEETIK, via the coding sequence ATGCGTTCGCAAAGAAAAGGCTTTACCCTCATCGAAATGCTCGTGGTCATCGCGATTATTTCGGTGTTGTCGATGGGTATTTCCATGCTGAATATGAAAGACTCCTCGCAGTCGGCGTATTCGGCGCAGCAGTCGTTGATAACGGCTTTCTACGAAGCGCGGGTAACGGCGATGCAGAAGCAGACCGACTGCCGCGTAATCATCTACAAGGGGCCGGACATAACCCGCAAACTCAGGCAGGTGGGCGTAATCTACCGCTCGAAGGGGCGCAACGACATGGAGCTTGGCTGGGTCGCGCTCAACGACGGCTTCATCATGCCGCAAAACGTGTTCTTTGTCCCGCCCGAAAACGACTTCGACAAATTCGTGAAGCTCGGCAAGGACATCGACAAAAGCGAGGTCTACAAAAGCACCTTCAACAACGGCTACACGGGCGCGTTCGAGATTGTAAACATCACCGAATTTCCGAGCCGCCAGCCCGAAGCGCTCACCGAAGGCAGCGGCGACTGGTACTCGTACAAATTCTCCTCCGACGGTCTCTCCCTCAACCCGGGCGCATACGTCATGATTGCCATGGGCAGGCTCGACGCCAACGGAATGTACGTTATCGACAACCCCGATTCGGAGCTTGGCTTCGTAATCAGGCTTCTCGGACACACGATTCCGTTTTCGGGACACGACGAGATGGAGGAAACAATCAAATAA
- a CDS encoding prepilin-type N-terminal cleavage/methylation domain-containing protein, with protein MKLGKKAFTLVELMIVIAIIGVLVGMLTPMISGAQKRALATTSKTLFSNMVSALERYQTEYGYYPAFLTSRDRTNLAQENFSEGMIKALTGKTPEGGRLTQSDRREYNRKSRNFLDIATSNIIKREGKWVIIDSFGNPNIYVCVDGDNDGFIKAGFPAITDGFTVQEIKEIVPNPTAGIRAKAIIFTLKKDSFSATADFSSENVFTWQ; from the coding sequence GGAACTGATGATTGTCATCGCGATTATCGGCGTGCTCGTGGGCATGCTGACCCCGATGATTTCGGGGGCGCAGAAGAGGGCGTTGGCGACGACCTCCAAAACGCTTTTCTCGAACATGGTAAGCGCGCTCGAACGCTACCAGACGGAGTACGGATACTACCCCGCGTTCCTCACCTCGCGCGACAGAACGAACCTCGCGCAGGAAAACTTCTCCGAGGGCATGATAAAGGCGCTCACGGGCAAAACCCCCGAAGGCGGCAGACTCACGCAGAGCGACCGCCGCGAGTACAACCGCAAATCGCGCAACTTTTTGGACATCGCGACTTCGAACATCATCAAGCGCGAGGGCAAATGGGTTATTATAGACAGCTTCGGCAACCCCAACATCTACGTCTGCGTTGACGGCGACAACGACGGCTTCATCAAGGCTGGCTTCCCCGCAATCACCGACGGCTTCACCGTTCAGGAAATCAAGGAAATAGTGCCGAACCCCACGGCGGGTATCCGCGCAAAGGCGATAATCTTTACGCTCAAAAAGGACTCGTTCAGCGCGACGGCGGATTTCAGCTCCGAAAACGTCTTTACTTGGCAATAA